The nucleotide window GCGGCCGCTGCCGCAAGTGCGACGACCGCCAGCGTCCCGAAGGCTGCAATGGCGGCCTTGGGCCCCGCGCCTCGCGCGCCAATCCGGGCCAGACCCCACGTTGCCGCAACGAACGGCCCGATCAACGGGACATAGGTGTACCGATCGGCGGACGACTGCATTCCGACCTGGACGAGCCCGATCACCGGCACCAAGGTGACGAGATACCACAGCCAGCCGAACAGGAGATGCGGCTGACCGCGCCGAGCCAAGAACGTCCCGACCGTCGCGGCGACGAGCAGGGCCGTGGCCCCGAACACCTCCCACGTCCACGCCGAATGCGGCCGAAACGGATAGAAGGCCGAAAGCCCGTGAGGCCAGGCGGCCGCCCCAAGGTAGCTGACATATGAACGCGCAGCATTCCCAAGTCGCGCGGCGATCGGGAAGGACTCCCAGGCGACGAGGGAGCCGCCCTGCTGCTGGGCCAGGACCGTGACCGCCGCCGAACCGAGCGAGAGAAGAAGGAGCGGCAGCTTCTCGGCGATCGCGCGTCTGACCGGCGCCCCCCCTCCCGAGGGAGCCAGCCGGCCCAGCGGCCAGGCGTCCGCGAAAAGAAGCAGCAGGGGAAGCGTCACCAGCATCGGCTTCGCCAGCAGCCCGAGGGCAAAGCAGACGACCGTCATGGCGTACCACGAGATGCACGGCCGCCGCGCATACCGCAGCCAGGAGCCCAGGGCCAGCAACAGGAAGAGCGTGGAGAGAACGTCCTTGCGCTCGGAGATCCAGGCTACGGACTCGACGTGAAGCGGGTGGATCGCGAAGAGCAAGGCGACGAACGTGGAGGCCCAGGGCGCCGCTGTGGCGCCGCGCAGCACGGCCCAAAGAAGGAGCGTGTTCATCAGATGCAGCACGCCATTGACCGCATGCGGACCTCGAGGGCCGGGACCGAAAAGGCTGACATCGAGCATGTGCGACAGCCACGTCAGGGGATGCCAATTCGACTCGTAGAAGGTCGTGAACGC belongs to bacterium and includes:
- a CDS encoding tetratricopeptide repeat protein gives rise to the protein MPSIAILVLLAAVTTAVLLPMLGNGYVFDDLYYVQQNAHVQKGLTASGVRWAFTTFYESNWHPLTWLSHMLDVSLFGPGPRGPHAVNGVLHLMNTLLLWAVLRGATAAPWASTFVALLFAIHPLHVESVAWISERKDVLSTLFLLLALGSWLRYARRPCISWYAMTVVCFALGLLAKPMLVTLPLLLLFADAWPLGRLAPSGGGAPVRRAIAEKLPLLLLSLGSAAVTVLAQQQGGSLVAWESFPIAARLGNAARSYVSYLGAAAWPHGLSAFYPFRPHSAWTWEVFGATALLVAATVGTFLARRGQPHLLFGWLWYLVTLVPVIGLVQVGMQSSADRYTYVPLIGPFVAATWGLARIGARGAGPKAAIAAFGTLAVVALAAAAARQVPVWRDNLTLFSHARNAAPANWVAEYYLGLEMNRLGRSQEAIRHYRELLRLAPDSTSGHDGLGVLLAQSGQLAAAAGQFQEAIRLDARYAPAHGNLGLVFAKTGRLPEAISHYEQALALDPDLAWVHNNFAAALRSVGRTEEAIAHYARSLELDPANRQAHLNLGTLLHDLGRREEAARHFEAAAGRGNPAPGEP